ATGTGATATTGATGGAAAATAAATGGGTGAATTAAAATGGAATTCTTTTAAGAAAAGACCAACATGCACTTGGCCAAATGAATTTCATGCATTCCTAATCTCTTTCTTTTATTGAAAGTGATATTCACTACTAAAATGTCTTTTGTCTTATATGCATGAATTATTAACCATTAGTTTTTCTAGTGGTGTATTATTCATGCCTTTATGTACTTGTTTGTGTCTctatttatgtatgtatttatgtattgaTAAAATCTTGAAATTATACCGTATatcacttttttattttgtagctttaaaataaattttaattaaaatcaataaagtACTAACTAAGCATTTTTACAAAATGGCTTCATGGctgttttaataaataaaatatcacaaagtcattatgataaaatgaaaaaattaggCCTTAAGTGAAaaaaccttttcttttataaataaagaatttaatatttatttattaataaaatagttaagattattttatatgaatttatattcCAAAGTAAAAGGCATaaaaaacaatgattttttttttaaatataaaaaaaaattgagaattttttttatgaaattgagAAAATCTGTTATTTCCTcccatttaataaataataacttttcCTATGTAAGAACAATAAGAATATCACTTTCATAATTAAAACACAAGAATCTATTAATAATTATGTGATGATAAGTTCATAAAATGCTAGAAACTTTAGTCACCATTCAATAAGTCTAAGGTCATGGATCATTCATTAAAGCCTTTAATTAGGTTCATGATCTTCAAACACATCAATCATTATCCAAAATTGCTAACTTAACCACCATTCATTCCATAACCAAACTAGCCAAGTTCTTTGCATCTATCTTATAACCTTATTAAACTCTAagttaaataaatcacattaagcaaacttcttataattaaattccaattctaattaaatttaaatcatgTTTTCACCtctcttaactttttttttaaaatttacttttaagCTTATTAAATGCAAACTTAAGAACTACAAGTAAATCGAGTTCTAAACGGAATTCTTTCTAATTAAGTTTAAATTAAGccatattcaaataaaaacacaaaaacataaatctgaTTATGTGCGTCTGGAAATCCTCGTTAAActcaatacattttttttacttataattaatttttaaataagataatacATAAGTTAGGTTGTAAATCTAACAccttataattaattttccgatctatatagaatataaattttaataatcctttagaatatatttttccttttgtcAAGTACATTcaagaatatgaatatgatTTTCAAATTGAATAATATGAGTTTGgaattaattatctatttagtAGCAACCATGTACATGGGTAGAGAACCAAGAAAAATGTTTGTGGATGGATATGGATGAGAGGAGTAGGTTGCATGTCTTTCTATCCAATTGAATGACTAGTCCTTTTATCTACActattatatgatatatatatatatatacaataaatgGTTGAGTGAAAGTCATCAATGCATGGTGCAATCCATAGACTATTTGATGTGCATGTCTGTGTGTTGTCATTCTATCAGCATGCATTTGCTTGATTGACACAAACATGCTCCCTTGATTttcattttacaatttttttttcttggttacatattagtatatattccatatttacatatatttagtGAATGTATGTTcaacatattattatttgaaatattttgtatattaattatATGAGGCAAAATGTCATCTATATATATTCTTAGAGTTACTATTATCTAAGAAATAATTACGGTTAGATTATCATCTAACAGCTATTGCTTATGCAAAAAACGATACAAAATTACCGTTATCTACTATGTAAGATTAATGTTTGGTATTTTGTATAAATTGAAAATAGTCGTTAGATTTAAATCTAACAGTACAGTTATTGAAGGATATcctaaatatcaaatttaaggATGCTCCAGGAGAACACACCctcattatatattattaaactaatatATTGTATTTAGTAATAGGTAAGTGTATATAATCAAAAGTTCATATAAGGTAGGAAACctattgaatatattttttatattaaaaatttgagagTAGATTTTACTAAGAAATAATTTGGGATAATTTAAGTTAATCCAACAAAGCAAAATAAATTGGAATTAGAATAATATTTCCTCttcataaaattttgttaattaatattttgtataattaaattaaaaaacttacAACTACAATTAAACACCATCTTAAAAACTTGGACATTCattctcaaaatttaaaatataattttttattgttaattacttcttttcttaaataaCATCAAATCAATTGAATTAATGGTAATTACTAAGTAGATTATGACTAATGAGGATCATATTGGAGAAAAAATCTTATTGATACCCACCCACAAGCAACCACATTTGACAAAACTCTATTAAATTTGATGCATGGCCATCAATTGTGCATGCTCAACCAATTCCAAcaatttcttcaattgatgacatacaattttttttttatatataaaaaagagcatttatttattataattcatAATTATCTTCAAATAGTATTTAAAAATCCAGTTTGAAACGcgatataaatataataaaatgtttaaaaatgtacttctaaaaaacaatataacagaaaatttttaataaaacgttgaaatgcatatatatatatatatatataaaagaacaacaacaatgaaaacACCCTATTAAGTTGACAATATCATTGAAAGACGACAACCAATCGTAATGATAGTTGTAAACGATGGATACTAAATATTGTATTTTGAgtcatattaaatataaaattgatatttaaaatttaataaaagaatCTAATCTACACATTAATGTGTACATAAATCACTATTTAGGTTTCATATTCTTCAAAAGTCCAAGAGACCCTTGGATCACATATGAACTCAATAGTAAGAATCAGTGTCTTGTTGAGCTTTATGTACTACCAAACCAATCATTGATGCAAAGCCAAAAACATAATTCTTATCACAATCTAGTCTCTACCAAACAAGTagtttttccccattttttccACTTTATTatcaaattacatatatatcctTTATAGATTTTCATAGATGTATATTTCTAATTTCCACCAAAAATCTTTTTGCGAAGTTTATTTTCTACAAATAGATTTACTTTACACAAACACAGAGTCTGTTTGATATAAACAGATGAATTACAACATAAGTATTTATtatgtctttttatttaatattttttagctaatacaatatttttatgttaaccaaaaaatagttttattttttgattatatacactgtaatttggtaaaatttttatcctatattttttatgatgtaaaaaaattataaaattatgttataCTTAATTACCTTTTTGTAATATGTACTCTTAATGTATTCATAAAACAaacaattgataaaaatattatatcataTGATACTTcaaataaaaccaaacaaagTGTTAGCTTTTTAAATAGAATAATATCCCTCACAAGGGTATATTGGGAAAATCATCTAACCCctaagaaaacattaaaacaagCTGTTCCATCCTAAGCCTTAGaggggtatatatgtaatttctCAACACCAAAGCATCATCAAAAAACTTTCCTATAAATACCCAAACACAACTTTCACTCTACTCACAAAACACACACCAAAACCAATACCACACTCAAAAGCAATGTCTAAAGTCCCAaacactcttcttcttcttctccttctcttcttttccacattcctcatcaccaccaccaccaccaccaccaccaccaccaccacctccacctcccAACTCATCTACCACAAAGGTCCTATCCTGACCTCCCCCATTAACATCTACATCACTTGGTATGGCTCCTTCTCTCCCACCCActtctccaccatctcctccttcttctcctccttctcctcctcttcctcctccattCCTCACTGGTGGTCCACCACCCAATCCTACAAAAACCTCGCCGGAAAACCACCCTCCACCTCCATCACCCTCGCCGGAACCACCTACCTCTCCTCCTACCTCGGCAAATCCCTCACCCGCTCCAACCTCATCACCATCCTCAACCACGTCATTTCCAAAGGCTCACTCCCTTTAGACCCCACCGGCATTTACTTCATCCTCACCGCCGGCGACGTCGCCGTTGAGAGGTTCTGCATGGGTTCATGTGGATTCCATGCAGGCTACGTCGAGGttattaaaggaaaagaaaaggtggTCTTGGCGCACGTGGGAGACCCCGGTCAACAGTGTCCTGGCACGTGTGCATGGCCGTACGCCGTTCCGGCTTACGGGCCTCCCGGCCCGGCCCTGGTGGCCCCGAATGGAGTTGGAGTTGATGGGATGGTGATGAACTTGGCGACGGTGATCGCCGGAGCGGCGACGAATCCGGCCGGAGATGGGTGGTATCAAGGTGATAGGTTGGCGCCGTTGGAGGCGGTGACGGCGTGCCCGGGAGTGTTCGGGCCTGGGGCTTATCCGGGCTATCCCGGAGAGTTGGCGGTGGATCGCCGGAGTGGGGCTAGCTTTAATGCTTATGGGGCCGGTGGCCGGAAGTTCTTGGTTCCGGCGATGTGGGACCCGGTTACTGGAACTTGCAAGGTTATTGCTGCTACTGCTAGTTGAGtgtgtgatatttttatttatttttacatatttatgtgggtatatagtatataatatatatatatatacataaataaaatgtgGGCAATATATCTATGAAAATAATGTAACTGCATCTATCactactcaaaatataattatcaccaaataatattcatatatatatatatatatatatatttgtgagaACCAATCGTGTAAGAAAAGCCACAATAGTCGTTGGATTATAATctaatgattaaaatttatttatgaaatattaaatagtactaaacaatattatataatgGTTCACAGTGATCATAACCATTAAATCTATACAGTATCCATATAAATAATAGTCATTGGATTATCATCCAAAGATTGTAAACAAATATCTTTAGTGAACAATAATTTGTGTACCTGTACAAATAActtaaaccctatatatatatatatatatattttgacaaagaCAACAAATACAGTCAGAAAGAATTAatctatcaaaaaaattaatagtaagATTTAGATTATAAATCCACACCCACAACTGGAAATCCATCACCACTGTTATGTCtaacaaaatttgaatttttcaaagttttttttagcatttaaattaatattaccttaaaatcaaataaaagactttcacttaaaaaaaaattcaagaaaaatggaggaaaaaaaatggtAACAAAAGAAGCTAAGTTTCTATGGCTAACTTCATTGGAATGTTTGATCTTTATTTGTGGTACAAAGAGAACAAAAGCTCTCAATAAAATTGGAAGAATCACTTCACAAAAATGCAGGGCATCAAAAGCATTGTTTCCTCAACATTCATTTGGAAAACTTATTTTTCCCTTAAAATATCCACCTTTGCTATGATATGTCCTAACAAAAGGCCAGAATTGAGTGTAAAAATCTGATAGGAAAATGATTTTGGGAAAAACTTATTTCCGAATGCTGTAATGTGTAGACATTCAGTCCGACGGGACGATCATTTTATGCGGTACCACGAGTTCGTCGAATTCTTCGCCGGTCAGGACTCCAAGGTCTAATGCTGCGTTCTGAACAACAAATTCAAGTTAGATATACACATCGAATTTTATCCAATATGCAAGACTTTCATTTTCTGATCTCGGACGGACGGATTTCTCTTTAGGAGAAAGAAAAATACAGATTATAACAACCTCAAGAGTATTTAGTGTCAAATATTAGCTAGTGAATCTAATTCATTTGAACAACGATAAATTTTAACAGAATGTTGTGAAATTTACCTTCAAAGTTGTCCCCTCTTTGTGAGCTTTCT
The DNA window shown above is from Dioscorea cayenensis subsp. rotundata cultivar TDr96_F1 chromosome 12, TDr96_F1_v2_PseudoChromosome.rev07_lg8_w22 25.fasta, whole genome shotgun sequence and carries:
- the LOC120273410 gene encoding protein PHOSPHATE-INDUCED 1-like; this translates as MSKVPNTLLLLLLLFFSTFLITTTTTTTTTTTTSTSQLIYHKGPILTSPINIYITWYGSFSPTHFSTISSFFSSFSSSSSSIPHWWSTTQSYKNLAGKPPSTSITLAGTTYLSSYLGKSLTRSNLITILNHVISKGSLPLDPTGIYFILTAGDVAVERFCMGSCGFHAGYVEVIKGKEKVVLAHVGDPGQQCPGTCAWPYAVPAYGPPGPALVAPNGVGVDGMVMNLATVIAGAATNPAGDGWYQGDRLAPLEAVTACPGVFGPGAYPGYPGELAVDRRSGASFNAYGAGGRKFLVPAMWDPVTGTCKVIAATAS